The following proteins are co-located in the Flavobacterium sp. CECT 9288 genome:
- a CDS encoding sulfurtransferase codes for MTSTIVSVDWLYNNLDLPNLIILDASLKENQAKALSNFENLRIPKARFFDLKTAFSNINNPLPNSLPSPSQFEQEATKLGISKNSILVVYDNLGIYSSPRVWWLFKVMGFNNVAVLDGGLPQWIKHNYTVEAIPENEIYNLGNFKVDFQQELVKTKHQVERNIIDQKYLVVDARIENRFNGTVKETRVGLQSGHIPKAINIPYTSVLNNYTFLQPEKLKAILKPSSKPIIVYCGSGVTACIIVLAYALIESDNCSVYDGSWTEWGLKKNI; via the coding sequence ATGACCTCAACAATAGTATCGGTAGATTGGCTATACAATAATCTTGATTTACCAAATCTGATAATATTAGACGCTAGTCTTAAAGAAAATCAGGCTAAAGCACTGTCTAATTTTGAAAATCTCAGAATCCCAAAAGCTCGATTTTTTGATTTAAAAACTGCGTTTAGTAATATAAATAATCCGTTACCCAATTCCCTACCGAGTCCGAGTCAATTTGAACAAGAGGCCACAAAACTTGGTATCTCAAAAAACAGTATTCTGGTAGTATATGACAATTTAGGAATATACTCGAGCCCAAGAGTTTGGTGGTTATTTAAAGTTATGGGATTTAACAATGTAGCAGTGCTTGATGGCGGTTTACCACAATGGATTAAACACAATTATACTGTAGAGGCCATTCCAGAGAATGAAATATATAATCTTGGTAATTTTAAAGTTGATTTTCAACAAGAACTGGTAAAAACCAAACATCAAGTTGAAAGAAACATTATTGACCAAAAATATCTTGTAGTTGACGCCCGTATTGAAAATCGCTTTAATGGTACTGTTAAAGAAACTAGAGTTGGTTTACAAAGCGGACATATTCCAAAAGCGATAAACATTCCCTACACAAGCGTGTTAAACAACTACACTTTTTTACAACCAGAAAAACTTAAAGCCATTCTAAAACCAAGCTCTAAGCCAATTATAGTTTATTGTGGATCTGGGGTTACCGCTTGCATAATCGTTTTAGCGTATGCTTTGATTGAAAGTGACAATTGCTCTGTTTATGATGGCTCTTGGACTGAATGGGGTTTAAAAAAGAATATATAG
- a CDS encoding alpha/beta fold hydrolase, with protein sequence MEMSQMNNNEARKKETIGIDQYIQTAPNVQLYVKDYGEGKPVILIHGWPLSNEMWEYQMEALIQNNFRVIAYDRRGFGKSSQPWDGYDYDTLADDLKAIIEYLNLEDVALVGFSMGGGEVVRYFSRHGGKGVTKAVLIASITPFQLQTDSNPNGVPQEKYDAMASQIKEDRISFLDNFGKTFFGVSFISKPISSALLHYYRMLCSFASPQATLACAKSFSSTDFRNEMKTVTVPTLIIHGDEDKTVPIEITSEIAAKLIPDNTFLIYEGAPHGLFYIEKDKLNADLIQFLNT encoded by the coding sequence ATGGAAATGAGTCAAATGAACAACAACGAAGCCAGAAAAAAAGAAACAATTGGCATTGACCAATACATACAAACAGCGCCAAATGTACAATTGTACGTGAAAGATTATGGAGAAGGAAAACCCGTAATTCTAATTCATGGCTGGCCATTATCCAATGAAATGTGGGAATACCAAATGGAGGCTTTGATTCAAAACAACTTTAGAGTGATTGCCTATGACCGTCGTGGTTTTGGTAAATCCTCACAGCCTTGGGATGGTTATGATTATGATACTTTGGCTGACGATTTGAAAGCCATTATTGAGTATTTGAATCTGGAAGATGTGGCTCTTGTAGGTTTTTCAATGGGTGGTGGCGAAGTAGTGCGCTATTTTAGCCGTCACGGCGGAAAAGGAGTTACAAAAGCTGTCCTTATTGCATCTATAACCCCATTTCAATTGCAAACCGATTCAAATCCCAATGGTGTACCACAAGAAAAATACGATGCAATGGCAAGCCAGATTAAGGAAGATCGCATTAGTTTTCTAGATAATTTTGGAAAAACATTTTTTGGTGTAAGTTTTATCAGTAAACCTATAAGCTCTGCTTTGCTGCACTACTATCGCATGCTATGTTCTTTTGCTTCGCCACAGGCAACTTTGGCATGTGCCAAATCATTTTCGTCAACAGATTTCCGAAACGAGATGAAAACCGTGACAGTACCAACCCTTATCATTCACGGAGATGAGGACAAAACCGTTCCCATAGAAATAACCTCAGAAATTGCGGCTAAACTTATCCCTGACAACACCTTTCTTATATATGAAGGAGCGCCTCATGGATTGTTTTATATAGAAAAAGACAAACTAAATGCTGATTTGATTCAGTTTTTAAATACGTAA
- a CDS encoding GNAT family N-acetyltransferase encodes MKFDFKEKYILENEYVKLQPLENIDFDNLLEYSENEPEIWEFNSGGANGKENLKKYIANAIKNRESEKEYPFIVFDKKSGKFVGSTRFYGIFLEMKTIEIGYTWYGKKYQGSGINKNCKYLMLEFAFYKLEMERVAFAANSKNERSLNAMKSIGCVVEGVLRNCSTDAKGERIDATRLSIIKTEWNENVKNNLKKQTENFASR; translated from the coding sequence ATGAAATTTGATTTTAAAGAAAAATACATTTTAGAAAACGAATATGTAAAATTGCAACCACTAGAAAATATAGATTTTGATAATTTATTAGAGTATTCTGAAAATGAACCTGAGATTTGGGAATTTAATTCGGGTGGAGCAAACGGAAAAGAAAATCTTAAAAAATATATTGCAAACGCAATTAAAAATAGAGAAAGTGAAAAGGAGTATCCATTTATTGTTTTTGACAAAAAAAGTGGAAAATTTGTGGGAAGCACAAGATTTTATGGCATATTCTTAGAAATGAAAACCATTGAAATTGGTTACACTTGGTACGGAAAAAAATATCAAGGAAGTGGCATAAATAAAAATTGTAAGTACCTAATGTTAGAATTTGCATTTTACAAATTAGAAATGGAACGAGTTGCGTTTGCTGCAAACTCAAAAAATGAAAGAAGTCTAAATGCAATGAAAAGTATTGGTTGTGTAGTTGAAGGAGTTTTGAGGAATTGTAGTACTGATGCAAAAGGAGAAAGAATTGATGCAACAAGATTGAGTATCATCAAAACAGAATGGAATGAAAATGTAAAAAATAATCTTAAAAAACAAACGGAAAATTTTGCCAGCCGTTAA
- the trmD gene encoding tRNA (guanosine(37)-N1)-methyltransferase TrmD has protein sequence MRIDIVTVLPELLRSPFEASIMKRAIDKGLVEVHFHNLRDYTTNKQKSVDDYPYGGGAGMVMTVQPIDACITHLKSERTYDEVIYMSPDGETLNQKMANTMSLYENIIILCGHYKGVDQRVRDHFITKEISIGDYVLSGGELGALVLSDALIRLIPGVLSDETSALTDSFQDGLLSGPIYTRPADYKGWKVPEVLTSGNFAKIDQWREDMAYEHTKNRRPDLLED, from the coding sequence ATGCGCATTGATATTGTTACCGTTTTGCCTGAGTTGTTGAGAAGCCCGTTTGAAGCTTCGATTATGAAACGTGCTATTGACAAAGGATTGGTGGAAGTTCATTTTCATAACCTGCGCGATTACACGACTAACAAACAAAAAAGCGTTGACGATTATCCCTATGGTGGCGGCGCTGGAATGGTAATGACGGTACAACCTATTGATGCTTGCATTACACACTTAAAAAGCGAACGTACCTACGACGAAGTGATTTACATGTCGCCCGATGGAGAAACGCTCAACCAGAAAATGGCCAACACGATGTCCTTATATGAAAACATTATTATTTTGTGTGGGCATTACAAAGGTGTAGACCAGCGTGTGCGCGATCATTTTATAACCAAAGAAATTTCTATAGGCGATTATGTTTTATCGGGTGGTGAACTTGGTGCTTTGGTATTATCGGATGCTTTAATTCGGTTGATTCCTGGTGTTTTGAGTGATGAAACTTCGGCTTTGACTGATAGTTTTCAAGATGGGTTGTTGTCAGGACCTATTTACACACGACCTGCAGACTACAAAGGATGGAAAGTTCCGGAAGTTTTAACGAGTGGTAACTTTGCCAAAATTGACCAATGGCGCGAGGATATGGCCTATGAACATACTAAAAATAGAAGACCAGATTTATTGGAGGATTAA
- a CDS encoding DUF695 domain-containing protein → MNFFKNLFGKKTDPIKSNEDFWAWFEKNEKIFFEVVKNNSNIEKGFLNKISPKLDELKDGFYYLCGMYNSDTVELILTADGNTKNIVFIEELISHSPNLERWRFTALKPATDIKNISIEMAGYQFNSENINFYSNEFTDFPDEIDITIIHNDLTENNRSEVGNGTYIFLDNYLGELDFLNNIDNLTIVGKQEAQKELIPIEKLKDFLTWRQKEFIEKYEGVRYNTENDEYKILEAKLESGNVLIAVVNSELLNWDRKASHPWISALKIKYDGSKNNGMPNNIDYEKLTAIEEEIMQVLKDSDGYLNIGRETANGEREIYFACKDFRKPSKVFYQIQQSYSNVFEIEYDIFKDKYWQCFDRFKQN, encoded by the coding sequence ATGAACTTCTTTAAAAATCTCTTTGGAAAGAAAACCGACCCAATTAAATCAAACGAAGACTTCTGGGCTTGGTTTGAAAAAAACGAAAAAATCTTTTTTGAAGTAGTTAAAAATAATAGTAACATTGAAAAAGGTTTTTTAAATAAAATCTCGCCTAAATTAGATGAACTCAAAGATGGTTTTTACTATTTGTGTGGAATGTATAATTCAGATACTGTAGAATTAATTTTAACGGCTGATGGAAATACAAAAAACATTGTATTTATTGAAGAACTTATAAGTCATTCTCCAAATCTTGAACGTTGGAGATTTACCGCACTTAAACCTGCTACAGATATTAAAAATATAAGTATAGAAATGGCAGGTTATCAATTTAATTCTGAAAATATTAATTTTTATTCAAACGAATTTACTGATTTTCCAGACGAAATTGATATTACTATTATTCACAATGACTTAACCGAAAATAACAGGTCTGAAGTTGGAAATGGAACCTATATCTTTTTGGATAACTATTTGGGAGAACTTGACTTTTTAAACAATATCGATAACTTAACAATCGTTGGCAAACAAGAAGCACAAAAAGAACTAATCCCGATAGAGAAACTAAAAGATTTTTTAACTTGGAGACAAAAGGAATTTATCGAAAAATATGAAGGTGTTCGCTATAACACAGAAAATGATGAGTACAAAATTCTTGAGGCAAAACTTGAAAGTGGTAATGTTTTGATTGCTGTTGTTAATTCTGAATTATTGAATTGGGATAGAAAAGCTTCACATCCATGGATTTCTGCATTGAAAATAAAATATGATGGTAGTAAAAACAATGGAATGCCGAATAATATTGACTATGAAAAGTTAACAGCTATTGAAGAAGAAATAATGCAAGTGTTAAAAGATTCTGACGGTTACTTAAACATAGGTAGAGAAACTGCAAATGGAGAAAGAGAAATTTATTTTGCTTGTAAAGATTTCCGTAAACCATCAAAAGTATTTTACCAAATTCAACAAAGCTATTCAAATGTTTTTGAAATAGAGTACGATATTTTTAAAGATAAGTACTGGCAATGCTTTGATAGATTTAAACAAAATTAA
- a CDS encoding NADP-dependent isocitrate dehydrogenase, translated as MTQKSKIFYTLTDEAPLLATYSFLPIVQAFTRTSDIEIETRDISLAGRILSNFPEFLTEDQKTADSLLELGQLATTPEANIIKLPNVSASVPQLKAAIAELQSHGYQLPNFPEEPQNEAETAIKAKYSKILGSAVNPVLREGNSDRRAPKAVKNYAKANPHSMGAWTADSKTYVASMESGDFYGSEKSVSLTEATDVKIELVAKDGTTTVLKASTPLKAGEIIDSAVLNLHALKTFVAKTITEAKELNVLLSVHLKATMMKVSDPIIFGAIVEVYFASVFEKYATLFQELNIDTRNGLGDIYAKIAGNPLQAEVEAALNAAIENGPALAMVNSDKGITNLHVPSDVIVDASMPAMIRTSGQMYNKEGKQQDTVAMIPDRSYAGVYTATIDFCKKHGAFDPTTMGSVPNVGLMAQKAEEYGSHDKTFQIATDGVVRVVDTNGTVLMEQTVETNDIFRMCQAKDAPIQDWVKLAVNRARLSNTPAIFWLDNNRAHDRELIIKVNHYLKDFDTTGLDIQILNPIEATNFTLERIVQGLDTISVTGNVLRDYLTDLFPILEVGTSAKMLSIVPLMNGGGLFETGAGGSAPKHVEQFTEEGYLRWDSLGEFLALGASLEHLGQTLHNNKAIVLAETLDVATEKFLANDKSPARKVGGIDNRGSQFYLAMYWAEALAAQDKEPSLKAIFTPIASELLANEASINTELIAAQGQPQHINGHYQPNPELTSKAMRPSATFNAILAKIA; from the coding sequence ATGACACAGAAATCAAAAATTTTTTACACGCTTACTGATGAAGCGCCATTACTGGCCACTTATTCATTTTTACCTATTGTACAAGCATTTACAAGAACTTCTGACATTGAAATTGAAACTAGAGACATTTCATTAGCGGGTAGAATCTTATCTAACTTTCCGGAGTTTTTGACTGAGGATCAAAAAACAGCTGATTCCTTACTTGAACTTGGACAACTAGCCACCACTCCAGAAGCTAATATTATAAAATTACCAAACGTATCTGCATCTGTTCCGCAATTGAAAGCAGCTATTGCTGAACTACAATCTCATGGATACCAATTACCAAACTTTCCTGAAGAGCCACAAAACGAAGCTGAGACTGCTATCAAAGCAAAATACTCTAAAATATTAGGATCTGCTGTAAATCCTGTTTTACGTGAAGGAAATTCAGATAGAAGAGCACCAAAAGCGGTTAAAAATTATGCTAAAGCCAATCCACATTCAATGGGAGCTTGGACTGCAGACTCTAAAACATACGTTGCCTCTATGGAAAGTGGCGATTTTTACGGTAGTGAAAAGTCAGTTAGCTTAACTGAAGCTACAGATGTAAAAATTGAATTAGTAGCCAAAGACGGAACAACAACTGTTTTAAAAGCAAGCACTCCGCTAAAAGCTGGAGAAATCATTGATAGCGCCGTATTGAACTTACATGCACTAAAAACATTTGTAGCGAAGACTATTACCGAAGCAAAAGAATTAAACGTTTTACTTTCGGTTCACTTGAAAGCTACGATGATGAAAGTATCGGATCCCATCATTTTTGGCGCTATCGTAGAAGTATATTTTGCATCAGTATTCGAAAAATACGCTACTTTATTCCAAGAGTTAAACATTGACACCCGCAATGGTTTAGGTGATATTTATGCTAAAATAGCTGGAAATCCATTACAAGCCGAAGTTGAAGCCGCATTAAACGCAGCTATCGAAAATGGTCCTGCATTGGCAATGGTAAATTCTGACAAAGGAATTACAAACTTACACGTTCCATCTGACGTAATTGTAGATGCATCTATGCCTGCAATGATTCGTACTTCGGGTCAGATGTACAACAAAGAAGGCAAGCAACAAGATACTGTTGCCATGATACCAGACCGCAGTTATGCAGGTGTGTACACAGCAACTATTGATTTTTGTAAAAAACACGGCGCTTTTGACCCTACTACCATGGGAAGTGTTCCAAACGTAGGTTTGATGGCACAAAAAGCCGAAGAATACGGATCTCACGACAAGACTTTTCAAATTGCAACGGATGGTGTAGTTCGAGTAGTAGACACTAATGGAACTGTTTTAATGGAGCAAACTGTTGAAACAAATGATATTTTTAGAATGTGTCAAGCCAAAGACGCTCCTATTCAAGACTGGGTAAAACTAGCTGTAAACAGAGCTCGTTTGTCTAATACTCCAGCGATATTCTGGTTAGATAACAACAGAGCACACGATAGAGAATTGATCATAAAAGTAAATCATTACTTGAAAGATTTTGATACTACTGGTTTAGATATTCAGATTTTAAACCCTATCGAGGCTACTAACTTTACCTTAGAAAGAATTGTTCAAGGTTTAGATACTATTTCAGTAACAGGAAATGTATTACGTGATTACTTAACTGATTTATTCCCAATTTTAGAAGTAGGAACATCTGCAAAAATGCTTTCTATCGTTCCATTGATGAATGGTGGTGGATTGTTTGAAACTGGCGCAGGCGGATCAGCTCCTAAGCACGTTGAGCAATTTACAGAAGAAGGATACTTGCGTTGGGACTCTCTTGGAGAATTCCTAGCACTTGGAGCTTCTTTAGAACATTTAGGACAAACTTTACACAACAACAAAGCAATTGTTCTTGCTGAAACATTAGATGTAGCTACTGAAAAATTCTTAGCAAATGACAAATCGCCTGCACGTAAAGTAGGTGGAATTGACAACAGAGGGTCACAATTTTACTTGGCTATGTACTGGGCAGAAGCTCTTGCAGCTCAAGATAAAGAACCGTCATTAAAAGCGATTTTTACTCCTATTGCATCTGAGTTGTTAGCTAATGAAGCAAGCATTAATACTGAACTTATTGCAGCTCAAGGCCAACCTCAACATATTAATGGACATTATCAACCTAATCCAGAGTTGACAAGCAAAGCCATGCGTCCTAGTGCAACATTCAATGCCATTTTAGCAAAAATTGCATAA
- a CDS encoding tRNA-binding protein, with protein MEDLNWSEFERVEMRVGTILEVHDFPEARKPAYQLIMDFGTEIGIKKSSAQITKRYQKEDLLHRQIVAVVNFPRKQIGKFFSECLVLGSVGAEGDIVLLAPDFKVENGLRIG; from the coding sequence ATGGAAGACCTTAACTGGAGCGAATTTGAAAGAGTAGAAATGCGTGTGGGTACCATTTTAGAAGTTCATGATTTTCCCGAAGCCCGAAAACCAGCCTATCAATTGATAATGGATTTTGGGACTGAAATAGGAATTAAAAAATCATCTGCACAAATTACTAAGCGATACCAAAAAGAAGATTTATTACACCGACAAATTGTTGCTGTTGTCAATTTTCCTAGAAAACAAATTGGGAAGTTTTTTAGCGAATGTTTGGTTTTAGGATCAGTAGGAGCTGAGGGCGATATTGTTTTGCTCGCACCAGATTTTAAGGTTGAAAATGGGTTACGAATAGGTTAA
- the rplS gene encoding 50S ribosomal protein L19: MADLMKFVQDEFVTRKDFPVFAAGDTITVFYEIREGEKTRTQFFKGVVIQRRGSANTETFTIRKMSGAIGVERIFPVNLPALQKIEINKKGAVRRARIFYFRELTGKKAKIKDKRR, translated from the coding sequence ATGGCAGATTTAATGAAATTCGTTCAAGACGAGTTTGTAACAAGAAAAGATTTCCCAGTTTTTGCAGCTGGAGATACTATCACTGTTTTCTACGAAATTAGAGAGGGTGAAAAAACAAGAACTCAGTTCTTTAAAGGAGTTGTAATTCAAAGAAGAGGTTCAGCTAATACTGAAACTTTTACAATTCGTAAAATGTCTGGTGCAATTGGAGTAGAGCGTATTTTCCCAGTGAACTTACCTGCATTACAAAAAATTGAAATCAACAAAAAAGGTGCAGTTCGTAGAGCTAGAATTTTCTACTTCAGAGAACTTACTGGTAAAAAAGCTAAGATCAAAGACAAAAGAAGATAG
- a CDS encoding peptidylprolyl isomerase — translation MENGIYAKFNTTKGAILVKLTHDLTPGTVGNFVALAEGNLENKVKPQGVKFYDGLKFHRVIPDFMIQGGCPQGTGTGDPGYKFDDEFHPSLKHNRPGVLAMANSGPGTNGSQFYITHVPTDWLDNKHTVFGHVVEGQDIVDAVAQGDVLESLEIIREGEEAKNWNAIEAFITFKGARNKRDAALKAEAEAAMEKLAAGFEKTESGLRYQFIQRGEGKKAESGKTVSVHYEGSLENGKVFDSSYPRKKPIEFRLGQGQVIEGWDEGIALLKVGDKARFVIPSDLGYGPRGAGGVIPPNATLIFDVELMDVK, via the coding sequence ATGGAAAACGGAATATATGCTAAATTCAACACTACAAAAGGTGCTATTTTAGTAAAACTCACACACGATTTAACACCAGGAACAGTAGGTAACTTTGTAGCTTTAGCCGAAGGAAACCTTGAAAACAAAGTAAAACCACAAGGAGTTAAGTTCTATGACGGATTGAAATTTCATAGAGTAATTCCTGATTTTATGATTCAAGGTGGTTGTCCACAAGGAACAGGAACGGGAGATCCAGGGTACAAATTTGATGATGAATTTCACCCAAGCTTAAAACACAACCGTCCGGGAGTTTTGGCAATGGCTAATTCTGGACCAGGTACAAATGGTTCTCAGTTTTACATTACACACGTTCCTACAGATTGGTTGGATAACAAACACACCGTATTTGGACACGTTGTTGAAGGACAAGATATTGTTGATGCTGTAGCTCAAGGTGATGTATTAGAATCTTTAGAAATCATAAGAGAAGGTGAAGAGGCTAAAAACTGGAACGCAATTGAGGCTTTTATCACTTTTAAAGGGGCTAGAAACAAGCGTGACGCTGCCTTAAAAGCAGAAGCAGAAGCAGCTATGGAAAAATTAGCAGCTGGATTTGAAAAAACAGAAAGCGGTTTACGTTACCAATTCATTCAAAGAGGTGAAGGTAAAAAAGCAGAAAGCGGTAAAACTGTTTCGGTACACTATGAAGGTTCACTTGAAAACGGAAAAGTTTTTGATTCATCATACCCAAGAAAAAAACCAATCGAATTTAGATTGGGTCAAGGTCAAGTAATCGAAGGATGGGACGAAGGTATTGCACTTTTAAAAGTAGGTGACAAAGCTCGTTTTGTAATTCCATCTGATTTAGGATACGGTCCGAGAGGAGCTGGAGGAGTAATTCCACCAAATGCTACTCTTATTTTTGATGTAGAATTAATGGATGTAAAATAA
- a CDS encoding two-component regulator propeller domain-containing protein codes for MTKSIKIIVLYLLFVCHVSCTQHQLEGKITKVNINDLKGATTHGPVGITRNIIQDKKGMMWMASFRGVFKYDGTFFTNITKSLTTSRFYSIIEDTKGNLWFGTVGADASGVYRYDGKFFENFTTAQGLLNNEVSSIYEDENGTFWFGVSGGFSFFDGSSFQNFIIDENGIHEDKTGKTFEKRQSFKYTVNSILKDDKGVLWIATGDKTYQYNQEKATVMTHDQTPFYNVRLLMKDTNGSIWLAGIHGLWRCQNNAFSNFSKTIVSSIVEDENGAIWIGSAKNGMTPKWDLSQLRSNDVRSEYFKGVTIPNLPMIFGLSASRDGNIWLATFDGVFRYDGKTMQRFNKL; via the coding sequence ATGACAAAGTCCATAAAAATAATCGTTCTCTACCTGCTTTTTGTTTGTCATGTTTCGTGTACACAACATCAATTAGAAGGAAAAATAACAAAAGTCAATATAAATGATCTTAAAGGTGCTACTACACACGGACCTGTAGGTATTACTAGAAATATCATTCAGGATAAAAAAGGGATGATGTGGATGGCATCGTTTCGCGGAGTTTTTAAATATGATGGAACGTTTTTTACTAACATCACTAAGTCCTTAACAACATCACGCTTCTATTCTATTATCGAAGATACGAAAGGCAATTTGTGGTTTGGTACCGTTGGTGCAGATGCTTCGGGAGTGTATCGGTATGACGGAAAATTTTTCGAAAATTTTACAACTGCGCAAGGACTTCTTAATAATGAAGTGAGTAGTATTTATGAGGATGAAAACGGTACGTTCTGGTTTGGCGTTTCGGGTGGGTTTAGTTTTTTTGATGGAAGCTCTTTTCAAAATTTTATCATAGACGAAAACGGAATTCATGAAGACAAAACTGGAAAAACATTCGAAAAAAGGCAATCTTTTAAGTATACCGTCAATTCCATTTTGAAAGATGATAAAGGTGTTTTATGGATTGCAACAGGAGACAAAACATACCAATACAATCAAGAGAAAGCAACTGTAATGACTCATGATCAAACACCTTTTTATAACGTTCGTCTCCTTATGAAAGATACAAACGGATCTATATGGCTGGCTGGTATCCACGGTTTATGGCGTTGCCAGAACAATGCTTTTAGTAATTTTTCTAAAACTATCGTGTCTAGCATAGTCGAAGATGAAAACGGTGCTATATGGATAGGCTCTGCAAAAAATGGAATGACACCCAAGTGGGATCTTTCTCAATTGCGTTCAAATGATGTCCGTAGTGAATATTTTAAAGGAGTCACAATTCCCAATTTACCAATGATTTTTGGACTCAGTGCATCAAGAGATGGGAACATATGGTTGGCTACCTTTGATGGCGTTTTTCGCTATGATGGTAAAACAATGCAGCGTTTTAATAAATTATAA
- a CDS encoding DUF6155 family protein has translation MGLTDVKKELKKLDKDKLIDLIADLYKKNKSVKEFFDFYVNPNERELFEKYRDKIFEAFYPKRGNIYKLKDGKQAISDFKKMGSSADLLADLMLFYVETGVRFTNNYGDINEPFYKSLATTFYESLTLMENENLLEKFEERVDKVVDDTRGIGWGFHDYLVEVWISFYPAEEEENETEEK, from the coding sequence ATGGGACTAACAGATGTAAAAAAGGAATTAAAAAAACTCGACAAGGACAAACTCATTGACCTTATTGCTGACCTGTATAAAAAGAACAAGTCCGTTAAGGAGTTTTTTGACTTTTATGTAAATCCAAACGAAAGAGAACTTTTTGAGAAATACCGTGACAAAATTTTTGAAGCGTTTTATCCAAAACGTGGTAACATCTACAAACTCAAAGACGGAAAACAAGCAATCAGCGACTTCAAAAAAATGGGATCTTCAGCTGATTTACTCGCTGACCTAATGCTTTTTTATGTGGAAACTGGAGTACGTTTTACAAATAACTATGGTGATATAAACGAGCCGTTTTACAAGAGTTTGGCAACAACCTTCTATGAAAGTTTAACCTTAATGGAAAATGAAAATCTTTTGGAGAAATTTGAAGAACGTGTTGATAAAGTTGTTGACGATACAAGAGGAATTGGCTGGGGCTTTCACGACTATTTAGTAGAAGTTTGGATTTCCTTTTATCCAGCTGAAGAAGAAGAAAACGAAACAGAAGAAAAATAA
- a CDS encoding WG repeat-containing protein, translated as MKITISIILLLLLTTFIYSQNSKTKIEENRFIERREDKFGVTDSLKNVIVPFIYDFIEFKNHRLIIRKNNLNGLFSLDNKELLPIEFEFILPRNNERFILWTKKSIFGLSDINGKIIIPLQYKGVSSTENDDFYITENENNLNSVFNYNGKIIIPEEYQFYTIDKYRIFATKNNNPQIIDLQNSKNNIFLCDNIELIETFRHYSMGETLFQIIKKENKFGVINSKNETIIPIIYDEIKSSQNWRYFIIKKNNKFGLINVDGTVAKEPIYDKIELRKEYVVLKRKNIKDEFYAYEY; from the coding sequence ATGAAGATAACTATTTCAATTATATTATTGCTTCTTTTAACAACATTTATTTATTCTCAGAATTCTAAAACAAAGATTGAGGAGAATAGATTTATTGAAAGAAGAGAAGACAAATTCGGAGTTACGGACAGTTTGAAAAATGTGATAGTTCCATTTATATATGATTTTATTGAGTTTAAAAATCATAGACTGATCATTCGGAAGAATAACTTAAATGGCCTTTTTTCACTTGATAATAAAGAACTTCTTCCTATAGAGTTTGAATTTATATTACCTCGGAACAATGAAAGATTTATTCTTTGGACAAAGAAATCAATATTCGGATTGTCGGATATTAATGGGAAAATCATAATTCCACTACAATATAAGGGAGTTTCTTCAACAGAAAACGACGATTTTTATATAACAGAAAACGAAAATAACTTGAATAGCGTTTTTAATTATAACGGAAAAATTATAATTCCAGAAGAGTATCAATTTTACACCATTGACAAGTATAGAATATTTGCAACAAAAAACAATAATCCACAAATCATAGACTTACAGAATTCTAAAAACAACATTTTTTTATGCGATAATATTGAATTAATTGAAACTTTTAGACATTATTCAATGGGTGAAACTTTATTTCAAATTATAAAAAAGGAAAATAAATTTGGTGTTATAAACTCAAAAAATGAAACAATAATACCAATCATTTATGATGAAATTAAATCTTCACAAAATTGGCGATATTTTATAATCAAGAAGAATAACAAATTTGGATTGATAAATGTTGATGGAACTGTAGCTAAAGAGCCTATTTATGATAAAATTGAATTGCGAAAAGAATATGTTGTACTAAAAAGAAAAAACATAAAAGACGAATTTTACGCTTACGAATATTAA